The Euphorbia lathyris chromosome 3, ddEupLath1.1, whole genome shotgun sequence genome contains a region encoding:
- the LOC136222232 gene encoding beta-galactosidase 8: protein MREKEILVVVVMLCFDVLATTSFAANVTYDHRSLLIDGKRRVLISGSIHYPRSTPEMWPDLIQKSKDGGLDVIETYVFWNGHEPVKNQFNFEGRYDLVKFVKLVAEAGLYVHLRIGPYVCAEWNYGGFPLWLHFIPGIKFRTDNEPFKTEMQRFTAKIVDMMKQEKLYASQGGPIILSQIENEYGNIDSAFGPAAKTYINWAAGMAISLDTGVPWVMCQQRDAPDPIINTCNGFYCDQFTPNSNNKPKFWTENWSGWFLSFGGTVPYRPVEDLAFAVARFFQLGGTLQNYYMYHGGTNFDRTTGGPFISTSYDYDAPLDEYGLLRQPKWGHLKDVHKAIKLCEAALLATDPTTTSLGSNLEATVYKTDSGSCAAFLANVATSDKTVSFNGNSYNLPAWSVSILPDCKNVVLNTAKINSVTVIPTFTRQPLWGDIGSSKAVGSGWSWIHEPIGISKKDAFVKSGLLEQINTTADKSDYLWYSLSTNVKGDEPFLEDGSQTVLHVESLGHAFHAFINGKLAGSGTGTSSNPKISVEIPVTLTNGKNTIDLLSLTVGLQNYGAFYELAGAGITGPVKLKGQNGSTVDLSSQQWTYQIGLQGEDSGIPSGSSSQWDSKPTLPKNQPLIWYKTNFDAPSGDEPIAIDFTGMVKGEAWVNGQSIGRYWPTNIAPNSGCTDSCNYRGAYNADKCRKHCGKPSQTLYHVPRSWVKSSGNTLVLFEEVGGDPTQIAFATKQVGSLCAHVSEIHPQPVDMWNKDSEARTKSGPVLSLECPHPNQVISSIKFASFGTPQGSCGTYSHGKCSSTSALSVVKKACVGSKSCRVGVSISTFGDPCVAVRKSLAVEATCT from the exons ATGAGAGAGAAGGAGATTCTGGTAGTGGTGGTAATGTTGTGCTTTGATGTTCTTGCTACGACGTCGTTTGCCGCCAATGTGACATATGATCACAGGTCGTTGCTGATCGACGGGAAGCGCCGTGTTTTGATCTCTGGATCCATTCATTATCCTCGAAGCACTCCTGAG ATGTGGCCAGACCTTATACAGAAATCCAAAGATGGAGGCCTTGATGTTATAGAGACGTACGTTTTCTGGAATGGTCACGAGCCAGTTAAAAACcag TTTAATTTTGAAGGAAGATACGACCTGGTAAAATTTGTGAAGTTAGTAGCAGAAGCTGGACTTTATGTTCATCTTCGTATCGGTCCGTATGTTTGTGCAGAATGGAATTACGG TGGCTTTCCTCTCTGGTTACATTTTATACCTGGAATCAAGTTTCGAACTGATAATGAGCCGTTCAAG ACGGAAATGCAGCGATTCACGGCTAAGATTGTGGACATGATGAAGCAGGAGAAGCTTTATGCATCTCAAGGAGGACCCATCATTCTATCACAG ATTGAAAACGAGTATGGGAACATTGATTCTGCTTTTGGCCCTGCTGCTAAAACCTATATCAACTGGGCAGCTGGCATGGCCATTTCTCTGGATACTGGTGTGCCCTGGGTCATGTGTCAGCAAAGAGATGCTCCTGATCCCATA ATAAACACCTGTAATGGGTTCTATTGTGACCAATTCACCCCAAATTCTAAtaacaaacccaaattctggACTGAGAATTGGAGTGGATG GTTTCTTTCCTTTGGTGGCACTGTCCCCTACAGACCTGTAGAAGACCTTGCCTTTGCTGTGGCTCGATTTTTCCAGCTAGGTGGAACTTTACAAAACTATTATATG TACCATGGAGGAACTAACTTTGACCGTACTACTGGTGGACCCTTTATTTCTACAAGCTATGATTATGATGCCCCTCTGGACGAATATG GACTTCTTAGGCAACCCAAGTGGGGCCACCTAAAAGATGTGCATAAGGCCATAAAGCTTTGTGAAGCAGCATTGCTGGCAACTGATCCTACAACTACATCTCTAGGTTCAAACTTGGAG GCGACAGTCTATAAAACTGATTCAGGATCATGTGCTGCATTTCTTGCCAACGTTGCCACCTCTGACAAAACTGTATCTTTCAATGGAAATTCATATAATTTGCCTGCATGGTCTGTGAGCATTCTACCAGACTGTAAGAATGTAGTTCTGAATACTGCAAAG ATCAACTCTGTCACTGTGATTCCAACCTTCACTCGTCAACCTCTGTGGGGTGACATTGGTTCCTCCAAGGCAGTTGGATCTGGATGGAGCTGGATACATGAACCCATAGGTATCTCAAAGAAGGATGCATTTGTGAAATCTGGGCTGTTGGAGCAGATAAATACTACAGCTGATAAAAGTGACTACTTATGGTACTCTTTAAG CACTAATGTCAAAGGTGATGAGCCTTTCCTAGAAGATGGATCTCAAACCGTTCTTCATGTGGAATCTCTTGGACATGCCTTTCATGCCTTTATTAACGGAAAGCTTGCAG GGAGTGGAACAGGCACGAGTAGCAATCCTAAGATTTCTGTGGAAATACCCGTCACACTAACAAATGGGAAAAACACTATTGATCTGCTAAGTTTGACTGTGGGGCTTCAG AATTATGGAGCTTTTTATGAGTTGGCGGGTGCTGGGATCACTGGTCCTGTAAAGCTGAAAGGGCAAAATGGAAGTACTGTTGATCTCTCATCCCAGCAGTGGACATATCAG ATTGGACTTCAAGGAGAAGACTCAGGGATTCCTAGTGGAAGTTCTTCACAATGGGATTCAAAGCCTACCTTGCCTAAGAATCAGCCTCTGATATGGTACAAG ACCAACTTCGATGCACCTTCTGGTGATGAGCCCATTGCGATTGATTTCACTGGAATGGTTAAGGGTGAGGCATGGGTTAACGGACAGAGCATTGGACGTTATTGGCCAACCAATATAGCTCCAAACAGTGGATGCACCGACTCTTGCAATTACAGAGGAGCTTACAATGCAGACAAATGCCGCAAGCACTGTGGAAAGCCTTCTCAGACATT GTACCATGTACCTCGGTCATGGGTGAAATCAAGCGGTAACACTCTCGTTTTATTTGAGGAAGTAGGAGGGGATCCAACACAGATAGCTTTTGCTACAAAGCAGGTTGGAAGTTTGTGTGCACATGTGTCAGAAATCCACCCCCAACCTGTAGATATGTGGAATAAAGATTCAGAAGCAAGAACGAAATCAGGGCCTGTATTATCACTAGAGTGCCCACATCCCAATCAAGTTATTTCTTCAATCAAATTTGCAAGTTTTGGAACTCCACAGGGAAGTTGTGGTACTTACAGTCACGGAAAATGCAGTAGCACTAGTGCTCTTTCCGTTGTAAAGAAG GCTTGTGTGGGATCAAAAAGCTGTAGAGTTGGAGTGTCTATCAGTACGTTTGGTGACCCATGTGTAGCAGTGAGAAAGAGTTTAGCAGTAGAAGCAACCTGTACATGA